The following is a genomic window from Hyphomicrobiales bacterium.
GGCTACGCTGCTCTGGAAACGGAGTTGAAGCACCGCCAGCAGCAGGAGCGCCCGCGCATCATCCAGGCGATCGCGGAGGCGCGTGCGTTGGGCGATTTGTCTGAGAATGCCGAGTACCACGCGGCGAAGGAAGCCCAGGGGCTGAACGAAGGCCGCGTGCAGGAACTCGAGGGCCTGATTTCCCGTGCTGACATCATCGATGTCGGCAAGCTCGACGGAAAGAGCGTGAAGTTCGGCGCGACGGTGACCCTCATCGACGAGGACACCGAGGAAGAGCGGGTCTACCAGATCGTCGGCGAGCCTGAGGCGGACGTGCGCCGCGGCAAGATGTCGATCACCTCCCCGGTTGCTCGCGCGCTCATCGGCAAATCCGTGGGCGACACCGTCGAGGTCAATACGCCCGGCGGCGGCAAGTCCTACGAGATCGTCAAAGTCGCTTTCATCTAGAGCCTCTTGCGCAAAAAGTGTGAGCGGATTTGCGCTGGAGCGAACCGCGAGCCTGGAATTCGCGTTGAAAGAATGAGCAGGAGGGATCGTCATGCGTAACGTATCACGTCGCACCGCCGCGGTTGGCATACTGGCGGCCCTCGCTCTGGCGGGGTGCGTAT
Proteins encoded in this region:
- the greA gene encoding Transcription elongation factor GreA, which encodes MEKIPMTAAGYAALETELKHRQQQERPRIIQAIAEARALGDLSENAEYHAAKEAQGLNEGRVQELEGLISRADIIDVGKLDGKSVKFGATVTLIDEDTEEERVYQIVGEPEADVRRGKMSITSPVARALIGKSVGDTVEVNTPGGGKSYEIVKVAFI